CTCAGTGGAGGGAGTGGGATGTTTTTAACAACATATACCAATTAGTTGGAGTTCCAGTTGTCACCGTTCAGCTTCGGTACAATGGCTGGGTTACAGAGCTACAAGATTTAGAGATATCAAGGtaatcctcttataagttctttctcTGACTATTCCTTATGATATGAGATTTCTTGTctattaggaatattgatgtagACTACATATAACAGATACAAGTTCCATTAGATTTGGCCTAAAAGTTTCAGGATATGCCTAACCAAAGATAAGATTAGGGCTCCCTTTCTTCTTTTGAAAAGCTTTTCTAATTATGGCTGCAGGCAACTGACCCAAGCTGTTGGACTGGACAACCTTCTTTATACCCCAGATGCAGATTTTTCTTGCTTTGCGGACCTTGCACTTACATCACCAGAAGATTATTACATCGAAGGACAAGGCTCTCTTATCCAGTAAGGATAGCCAGTCCATTAGATCTTCACTTCTGAAATTTATACATAGCTAGAGAATATCTTCTGAAACCAACTTGATCTTCTAATAAACCTTAGTCGGCATTTTTGTTTTTCAAATAACTTTGTTGTAGCTTGCTCAGAATTCTTGAGGTATCTGTTTTTAGTCTGATCACTTATTAATGAAGTTTGATATTTTGAGATCCAATTACTGTAAGGTAATTGTTGTATGACATCAGAGTGCTGGTTGATTATCCCCAAATGTCATAGTTGAGTGCCTTGTTAGGTAACTTATCTCGAGTTTTTCAAGACATTCATAGTTAGTAGTAATAATGATCTTCTATTAAAATGTTTAAACATTGTTCAGCACATTTCTTGATATTGTATCATCTAAATAAAATCGACATTTCAATGAGAAGCAGGTAAAATAAAGAAGGTATAATGTCAACAAAGTCTCATGTCTATTGCTACTGATGAATTGATAAGATCTCCTAATTACACACAAACGTTTTAGTAAGAGACGTATAAAGAAAACAGGTTGAAGGCATCATCTAAATATATTTACCATGATACACATACATCTTGTCGATTATGTGGCAAATGCCAAGTATTTGAAAGGCATACATATTTTGAGTAATTGCATAAATGCTAATGTTTGACAGAGATTGAGGCATGTATTGAAAGTGCCTAAACTCTAAAACATCATTATTAGGTTTGTGTATTGATTTGTATTTTGAAGTATTGACGCCTGATAATTCTTAGTTCCAGTTGTTAATGTATatgatctcatttttttcttttgacaaTTAACAATAGAGGAACCTAAATACAATAGTGGGAATAGCAGGTAATAGGTTAAgttcgaaatttttggaagactAAGTGGGGTTTTGAGAATATAAGTGATTAAATGTGTAATAATTAAGAGTGGATAGTGCTTTTGGGATCACACTGATCAAATGCTATCAAATTGCCATAGTTGGTGTTAGGGTTTTCGGAAGGTAATCGGACCACATCCAAAGAGGTCAGATGGTATTGGGAAGGGCATTTGATGTCATCAAAGGAGTATTTGACAAAGTGGGTGTTACAAAGTATTTCTCATTATATAACCAAATATAAGCACAAGGAATGTGCAGAGTTAAAGTTTTAGATGAACAGATAGAAGTCCTATGACAACAATATTAGAGTTCCTttgcagttgagatttgaggctaCATATAGCAACCGATAAATCCATAAATGAGTTGCAAGCTCCACATTATTAAGAGAAAGTTCACTTGCATATTTGTATTTGATTCACATCAAAGGGACATTAATTATAATCAAACAGACATGTTCTCATCCTTTGCTTTGCTTAGTATCACTTGATGACATCTAttgatatgtgtgtgtgtatgtgtgtatatatatatatatatatatatatatgtatatgtatatgtatatgtatatgtatatgtatatgtatatgtatatgtatatgtatatgtatatgtatatgtatatgtatatgtatatgtatatgtatatgtatatgtatatgtatatgtatatgtatatgtatatgtatatgtatatgtatatgtatatgtatatgtatatgtatatgtatatgtatatgtatatgtatatgtatatgtatatgtatatgtatatgtatatgtatatgtatatgtatatgtatatgtatatgtatatgtatatgtatatgtatatgtatatgtatatgtatatgtatatgtatatgtatatgtatatgtatatgtatatgtatatgtatatgtatatgtatatgtatatgtatatgtatatgtatatgtatatgtatatgtatatgtatatgtatatgtatatgtatatgtatatgtatatgtatatgtatatgtatatgtatatgtatatgtatatgtatatgtatatgtatatgtatatgtatatgtatatgtatatgtatatgtatatgtatatgtatatgtatatgtatatgtatatgtatatgtatatgtatatgtatatgtatatgtatatgtatatgtatatgtatatgtatatgtatatgtatatgtatatgtatatgtatatgtatatgtatatgtatatgtatatgtatatgtatatgtatatgtatatgtatatgtatatgtatatgtatatgtatatgtatatgtatatgtatatgtatatgtatatgtatatgtatatgtatatgtatatgtatatgtatatgtatatgtatatgtatatgtatatgtatatgtatatgtatatgtatatgtatatgtatatgtatatgtatatgtatatgtatatgtatatgtatatgtatatgtatatgtatatgtatatgtatatgtatatgtatatgtatatgtatatgtatatgtatatgtatatgtatatgtatgtgtatgtgtatgtgtatgtatgtgtgtgtatatatatatatatgcaaggttcgccgtaccgtaccgtactggcgTTTCGACccacgctcggtacggtacggtacgggtgtaccgaccggtataccgaggtgtaccgagcggtacacccgatttcaccgatttaaccctccgaaaatacctgaaaattaaaaaaaaagttaggatagggttttcaagttacaaataaatatagtaatagtataagtttagcaaaatcaatgtaaattaggtaagaatagcatcacatatctttttcaggctttgaggtagtcttgttcgaggttcgtatttcagctcgttatagattgaaatatctatagaaaaatttgttgaattgttagactattttgttacaatataaactctaaaattcaaatgaattaaataatcatatatctagatatacctgattgttaattctaccaccaaaacgaacgacgggcctccacgggtggtggatcagggtcctcgatccgatacatatcaatatgatacgtttgttggacccaatcatgaaattgatcccatgacatagtgtattgatacaccgtatgccattgatgcatcaatgtggtgctgatcgtagattgatcgtcatgaatcatatttgtccgaggcagctcttgaggcatatattgatgttgttctgtatcatgctgttgctcagagaaggatgaccaactatcaccatactgttgttgcccatatgattctccataatacgattgctgtgaatacgatgagtctctttctgtgtctatatcatgtatgctctgtcgcatttgttcatattcatccactgccttccccttccccttccccttccgcacataaacttgaccagtaccttgtcgagttccatgatctgaatcttgagtggcatgtgtaaaatattgctcctcagtccattcaccactctcaagttgtgtagacgagaccaacgactgcccgtcatcaccgccatcatctatcgaggcactgctgtccgtgttgctgtcatgtctctggaccgagcgagaaagagaatgtgattgtgaaggtgtctcgtcgcccgactcgattctttccaatgatgcaactgatgctactgccttcccctttgcctttgcacgttgggcggacgagtgtgaccgttgggtatcggtagttcctcgagcagtttgactcataccatgttgtaatcgagggggattttccacctgttggggttgtgcttcttcttcttctattgcctcggtgataaaacgcgaaggacgttgaggatctcccgcctcatcaagtagaggatcctcttggttctctgctgcttcaacccaatctaacattggctctgaatcttcgttgtagaattgaaggtcaatgggatcaatatctggttcttctggctccttatccaactcagcacatcgcaattttagccgcatgttataatggacatatactagtttctctaaccgtctgtaggagagtctgttgcggaccttcgtatgaatcaatgcaaacgttgaccaattacgttcgcaaccactagatgttgttgtctgtgaaagtatacgaacggcaaccttccttaaatgtggtgcatcgcctccaaattgtagccaccactcgactgcaaaaagatataaataagattttattagcataacaaataatcaacattaaatataattgataatcaatatgcataacttttcctcaccaggatccatagtgtaacggcacgatacagctacaacgtcggagaatgaaccaattgtttctcgaaataatcgaccctccataagagcatcggttgcctcggtagtgtttggcaagagccgatatataacatttcgtagtgtcgttaggaaattattttgtgttccgagagcatatcgatattgaattgctgggtttagataatacgctgcaaaacataattttgttagtatgattttttattatctaaataataataaattaaatttttctgaatatgaatttacctgcattatggatatcttgatccatatgaacatcggtccgacgatcaatgattcgtacgtattggtcggccttaaaatcatctttgaatgctttcctgacctcctctcttgctgaaatcaacatatatttaagatacggcatttgtggacgcttgtccatatcgaccttacggaggacaatataaagtggttccacaccttttatgatttctgctatagtatcccaaaatctagaggaaagaatggccttttctatcttctttccatcactcaattttgaatatctggattcagaccactcttgtgagctagccattgccttcaagccttgccttttttgctgtaatgactttaatgcaataaaattggtagcaaaccgagtaattccaggtcgaagtacttcaccatttacatacttttgcattaatgcgtggacccaatgatgattatatataaattttgtaattgattgtgctcgagctacacattttttgaccgcatccaactcaccaatatccttcaacattagatctatgcaatgagctgcacatggagtccaaaacaaagtttttcttttttccatcaattgcaaaccggcctttttgaaattcgctccattgtcggttattatttgtacaacatactgtggtccaatctcctctaccatagtgtccatcaagctctcaatgtagtttgcatcttggatcttttcagaagcattaacggacttatgaaacaccactcttctattgcaataaacaagaaagttgatgatactcattcttgttggtcctgtccaactgtcacatatcaatgtcaccccatattcttcccattgcctcttgaaggatttgatccaatcctttatttctgccacctcctcatctaagtacacgccgtgaatctcctttggtgttggaggttggatccccgtgccagacttttgaatagaggagatcatgctctgataatatggacctttggctgtgttggctggaatcctatgaaagttaaaccattttgagattgccttcccaatatcccgttttttttcttttgtgtatgcatcgtcaatccgtgtctgtttcgctgtttgtgggggataggcttgtggatcaatatcaacaatatctggtgcggacctcctgccaagacctctcataaaaccacggagtccaccatgtctcatgctactagttcggcctagctgagaaggagcagttggttgcctcatgctggttgacctTTGGATTCCACTACTAGTGCCATGCTcaaattgtgagtcaggtcgtcgatgcctcattgcttcatcgaacgtatactgatgctccaatgatgcacgaatcccagctgtgagatccgggtcgacttcatcgccgcaaccctcatactgatcataaaccggttcctgtgtagccctatgatattcttcctcaactcttgtcttcttttttaatgtatcttcctttgtttgtttaagcttgctttgaaataatttacggatctccgttggaactttcttgcattttgcaacatcaggatacccatcagccaaatgcattttcactcgagttattcctccacctttgccaatgtagtcacaataaatacattgccaatgatgacggtttccatctagctttcgggcatgaacccatgcatcatcatgtggctgttcctttggtgtcatgatcctatcaaatttaaatcaaataaactataaagtataaacatataaaattgatcaaatatcgatcataaatcactaatcacaacattaagtaattttattaaaacataactaattatattttattatcataaatatgttacatgcataaaataagtattaacatcattagatacactaatatagttaatttttcactaattacttctctttcaccactataaacatgacaaacaccctaatagatattaaagatattagattcacataaaatcaaataaatttcgattaaatcatcgttaaaatgactaattacagtattaaataactttaataaattataattaaacttattttaccatcatatatatgttaaatacataaaagaaacattaaatatgtaattttaatccaatatgattcaaattatgataattatcatttatctacactaattatacaattaatatagttaatttttcactaattatttctctttcatcactataaacatgacaaataccttaataggtattaaagacattaaattgatataaaatcaaataaatttcgatttaatcatcattaaaataactaatcgcagcattaaataattttaataaaatttaattaaacttattttactatgataaatattattcaatatttactatgcatgaaaaacactaaccataatcttaaatatcttaattactctctaattaaagaaaacgaatacatacctcttgattagaaagttcttcctcttaatcttcccaaattagcctcaattgaattcacaaatcgttattttatagagtttaggagagaaaagaaaagtttgagagagagtttaagagagtataatgaaataggggagagaagattggtttaaataggaggagaaagggctccaacggtcaatttgaccgttggagcactgtagcactgctacagtgtggtaacggtcggtttcgaccgttaccgagtggtaccggtcgatttcgaccgttaccgagtagtaccgggcggtaacggtcgaaatcgaccgttaccgaatggtaccgggcggtaacggtcgaaatcgaccgttaccgaatggtaccgggcggtaacggtcgaaatttcgaccgttaccgcccgatattacccgTAACGGTCGATACGGGATATTTTTtgcgtgtaccgcccggtagggggcggtccgcataccggtcgcctctcggaccggtacgtaccgcccgtaccgggcggtacgattcggtaagtAAAACCTTgtgcatatgtatgtatgtgtgtgtatatatatatatatgcatatgtatgtatgtgtgtgtatatgtatatatatatgtatgtatgtgtgtgtgtgtgtgtgtttataatATATACAAAACTCATTGCATTTGCCAATATATCTAATTGAGCCTCAACAACTGTTATCAGCATTATAAATCTCAAATGTGCAAAAATAGAGAAAACACTTGACATATTCTAGTCAATTACATACAGGTTTCATACCCTTGTTTTACGTAGTTCAGGTTTTTTATCTTTTTCCAACATATGTTTGCTTCTGCAGTTTGAAGTAATTAATACTATGTGATTTACTGTTGCTTATGTATGCTGTTGCAATCAAAGTCTGATATGCTTGTGTTTGATGTCTGAGGCTTTTCTTCCCCAATGTTGAATATAATCCTTTGTATGGCTGGTCCATCCATCAAGAAGAATTGAGAATCAAATATCTCAAGCTCTTGAATTGTTTTTTGTTATTTGTAAATCAAGTTGGCAGTTCGATGCCTAAAATGTTTTTTATTTTAGTTGTTCTGAGATACATGCTATAGGTCAATCACATCTTAATCCCCACTATGCAGCATAATGCCCTTCTCATTTACATGGATTGGATTGTGATGCAGGCAAAATCATCTGTTTCTTTTTTGTGTGGTGGTGCTAATTTTTcctttattttctcttttagcaTTTTAAAAGTGAAGTTCAtgcaaatgtgatcttgataaggctAACGACAAACTTTACCGTTCGGTTGCAAATGATAATATTAAGAGGAGGATTCTGTATGATTAAAATTCTCTTTTCTAAGTTCTAATATTTCTCCTTtttctcaagggttgtactcacaCCTGGTGACCCATACATGCCATTGCCTAATGATGCAATCATAGAAAGAGTCCAGAAGCAGGTTGGCAGCTAACTTCAAATTTATAAAGTAATTAGGCTTAGATTAACTTCTTTAATCTTTATCAATCTATTGCAAGGTGCAGCAACACTGATTTTATTACTGTATCTCAGGCTTAAAAGACTGATTTGATATATTGTTTTGCTCAGCTTAATTAGACTGAGATACTTATAATGTTTCCCTTTAGGATAACCTTTTTTTGTCAGTGGATTCCCATACAGACATGAATATATTGGCCTTGCTAGATTTTAGTATATCTAGATGATACGAGgcctcttttttgttcttttgtcttGTTGTTCCTGGTCAATTTGTGGCTAAATTTTTCCAATTAGTGAACTGCGTTAGTAGTTCTACATGCATATCTTTCGCCTTTTTCAACTTTTGAGTGTTTGATTAGAATTCTTTGTTCACTTTGCTATATCTCAAGTGAAGCTACACATATTTTTAGTTTTTTGCACAACTATTTTCTAATAGTCTTAGATGATTGATGATTTCTTGTCAGGTCTTGAATTTGTTCCCCTCCTCTCAAGGTTTAAAAGTTCTTTGGTCTTCCGTCGTTAAAATTGGGCAATCCTTGTATCGAGAGGCACCTGGAAATGACCCATTCAGGCCTGATCAAAGGACACCGGTGAAAAATTTTTTCCTTGCTGGATCCTACACTAAGCAGGTAAATGTTCCAGTAGTTTTGATTATTAGATGATTCTTTTactgttatttttattttacccATTTAGTAAGAGATATTTGCTGCTTAATGTTGTAATGTCCTGTTGATTGTGTAGTTTTTATGCTGTTTCAAATGTCTCTGTCCTTTGAAAAATTGAAATTTATTTTCTGTTGCTTGTCATGCCAAGGAGGTTGAGGTACTGATTGAAACAGGAGTCAGAATTAATTTTGATAGACTGTTTTTTTGTCAAAAATGAAGTAGAGATTGGGTCAAAATTAGCTTCTACAGACCAAACCACATGGCTTTGTTACAAATTATTGTTGGTTGAGTCATGTCTGTTGTGAGATTCCAGTTAGTATAATTCAAAAGATGAAATTCATGTTATAAGAGTATGATGCTTTACTTTTATGCCCTTTTCATACGATTATATTGTGTATGAATTTTGCAATGGCTGTTCTCGTGGAGGATGAATGTACATTGCTGTAATGACAGACCTAATTTGATCATTACTGTTGGCACCTAGTAGCAGAAAATTGTACAACGTTGAGAAAAATCTATCACTTCTGATTTCTGAAACAACTAAATCCATTGAGTGATTCTTTCTCTGATACTGAATGCACACCACACTATAAATCTCTTAGTAAGTTTTAATAAGTTCCGACACTCTTGGCTGTTTAACACTGAATCTCACAGTTTCCTGTCTGAGAATTAGCTTGTTAAGATCATTTGGGATCGTCAGCTTGGTGCTTTTGTAGCATTAAGTTGTTCCAATTGATGTCGGTGTTTTTCAATAGAACCAAAGTCGGTCGCAAGAAAATGCTTTCACTTTAGCTTGCAGGTTAATAATCAAATTATATTGCTATATCTTCTGTTAAACTACATCAAAACTTATTGGACCGTATCATTAATTTCTGAGCAAGTTGGTTTAGAGGATGCTTTCCAAATATGCTAGAAAAATCATCCAATATATTTTACTATCATTACAAACGGCTGCCTACGCGAGTTTTCTGGATGAATACTTTCATACAAGGATGCATCCTACATTGACAAAACATGGGTCTGCTGCTATTTCTACAGGATTACATTGATAGTATGGAAGGGGCAACTCTTTCTGGTAGACAAGCAGCGGCGTACATCTGTAGTGCCGGGGAAGAATTAGCAGAGCTAAGAAAGAAGCTTGCTTTGATCGACTCAGAAAGGATCAAGAAAGACTCCACCACAGCCGAAGAATTAAGCCTGGTTTGATGTCAGATAAGTTGTGGTGCACCATCATTCAGTTCCATTGTTGTGGGTTAGATTCTACCTCTCTCTGGCAAGCTTCATGTTTGATCTTTGTATATGATATGTAGCAACCAAATTACACTTGCATACCGGCATACGGGATAAATTCAGGCAAATAGCAATTGCATTTAGAAATTACACTTTGGTATTTCGAATGATCCATCCTAAATGTAGTATTGCTTTTCAGGTCGAGTTATGACCTCTTGGCCTTCTTATGTTTGTTTGCTCTGATATATGCAACTGGAGGTAGCAAAAAGGCCAAATGAGTACATGATGAATTTTATTACAGTGGAATTGGTGGTAGCTAAAAGCAAAAAGGCCAAATGAGTAGTACATGATGGATTTTATTACGGTGGAATTGGTGGGTAGCTAAATTGGTAATAAAGTATGCGTTATATAGTTAAATGTGGATCAAAAGTTTTTGTTAATTTGGCGTTATGAATATGTGAACAGTTGATTGATCGAACAATCCCTTCTACAATGCATTCATGCATTGTGAAAAAGATGAGAGGGCAGGTTCTCTCTGTTGTTAATGAACGCGAGGAATCCTAAATGATCATATCTTCTTTCTGGTTTACTTCATTCTCTTATATCATAATCGCTATCATTCTCGCCTTTTGGTGAAGTTGACAAGCCTATTGATTTAGGTTGGCTGCCTATCCCATACTGTTTAACAAGCAAAGGCAGAACAACACTCCTAATTTACTATCTTGTAAACTTTAATGGGAAATAAAGGTATGTCTTTTGGCATGCTAACCGTCACCACAAGGTTCTTGATCTGTCCAAAATCCCATGGCATGCATGACCACCACATCATGTCTGGTCCAAATGATTGGAGTTCTCGTGGAAGGAGGCCATGGCATATGCGGAGCTGACAAAGCCAAAGATATCTTATCAACCAAACCACCTTCCTATGAGGGGTATCTCCTGCGTGCACACTCAAAGAGAATATATGATTCTTTAACAAAAACAAACAAATCCAGGAAAAACTTCTATACTGCAGCGGATCTAATCAAGAAATCACAATACTTAAAACTGATTCCTCCTCCAACATGATAAAGAGGACATGACCCTTCAATTGTGGTGAAGGACGGCGCCCTTACAAGATTGAAATCCAAAGCATCATTCATTTACCCCCTTTTTTTCCCCCTTACAAGGTCATATATTCTACAATCCCAAGCTTATATTTACAAGTAGCACGATGATTATCCATCCGGAGAACATATCGGAAGAATATATAAAGAGCATAATGACCAACGGAGACAGATGGAGTCAGGTCAACCCAATGGGAGCCGCCTCATTTTAGGTCAACCTGAAGCTTAATGGACATGTAAAGCAAGGCAAGCACTGCCCCTTGGGGAACGGGAGCCAATCTTGCAAGGTTTGCCCCTATCCACATTGCTACCACTACCACTGCAACAAGGTTGCTGTTGTTCTTGCCGCAGAGCCAACTAGTGAAGTGGATTAATATTGATAGCAGAATACCCCCACGACCTCCCATGAACCAAGCAATCACATAGCCCATCTTATATCCAGCATCCAACTGCTTGTCCAGCAATGCAATCAAACTACAAATCGTAAGTGATGCTCGGTATCCGATTATCTTcatcaagaaaagggtgaagaaggtGAAGTTTAGCACTTCGCCGAAGGGACCTCTCTCATATTGGGAAGATTTTTGATATGGCTCCCGATGATCATACCATGAATATGCCTTGTTCTGCCTTTCGTAACGCATACGCTGTTTCAATTCTGCCCATCTGTACATCCTTCTGCTTTCATCATGTCCAGAATTCTGGGTCGGGTTTCTCCTCCATGATCTCCCTGTAGCCC
The DNA window shown above is from Musa acuminata AAA Group cultivar baxijiao chromosome BXJ2-4, Cavendish_Baxijiao_AAA, whole genome shotgun sequence and carries:
- the LOC135610173 gene encoding uncharacterized protein LOC135610173, with translation MPSSYIPLGPSTTATSSSAAGASGSGRVFLAPRSPIAFVGLWAWASDHGRRLAERTGHVAAAAAAPGAGNGSEQDHYAVLGLPRSASAAEIKRAYRLLARKYHPDVSKALQADEVFKSIHNAYEVLSDEVSRARYDMTLSFPRATGRSWRRNPTQNSGHDESRRMYRWAELKQRMRYERQNKAYSWYDHREPYQKSSQYERGPFGEVLNFTFFTLFLMKIIGYRASLTICSLIALLDKQLDAGYKMGYVIAWFMGGRGGILLSILIHFTSWLCGKNNSNLVAVVVVAMWIGANLARLAPVPQGAVLALLYMSIKLQVDLK